A genomic segment from Tessaracoccus defluvii encodes:
- a CDS encoding sugar ABC transporter ATP-binding protein, which translates to MSLDLYPGEVHCLAGENGCGKSTLIKVISGAETPDSGEIVIEGASHRHMNTTSAIESGIQVIYQDFSLFPSLTVAENIVLTSAIAVQKKFYTSGAARATAKAIVDELQLDLDLDAEVGELSVANKQLTAICRALVSDARVIFMDEPTTALTHTEVKRLFQIVDQLRDRGVALVFVSHKLTEILQISQQVTIMRSGKVVKTGPVSEFDTRSIARHMTGRDIEDVRIVSDLPESSPLCMEVKDLTLNGAFWDVNFDVRRGEIIGVTGLLGSGRTEIAESLFGLLPPDRGEVLVDGERVELSSINGSVSAGIGYVPEDRLTQGLFLEKSIADNITAGSLDQHRTRWHTLDFRKVKATIHRLFTELRIKAPNAKAAVRTLSGGNAQRVVLAKWLATKPKVLILNGPTVGVDVGSKEQILELLREQASEGMAIIVISDDEPELVACCHRVLVVTKGRITTELRGDDVSVERIQESMAA; encoded by the coding sequence GTGTCCCTCGACCTGTACCCGGGAGAGGTCCACTGCCTCGCAGGCGAGAACGGCTGCGGGAAGTCGACCCTCATCAAGGTCATCTCGGGCGCCGAGACACCGGACTCGGGCGAGATCGTCATCGAAGGCGCCAGCCACCGCCACATGAACACCACGTCGGCGATCGAGAGCGGCATTCAGGTCATCTACCAGGACTTCTCCCTGTTCCCCAGCCTCACAGTGGCGGAGAACATCGTGCTGACATCGGCCATTGCCGTGCAGAAGAAGTTCTACACGTCGGGAGCCGCCAGGGCCACGGCCAAGGCGATCGTCGACGAACTCCAGCTCGACCTCGACCTGGACGCCGAAGTGGGCGAGCTGTCCGTCGCGAACAAGCAGCTCACCGCCATCTGCCGCGCGCTCGTCAGCGACGCCCGCGTCATCTTCATGGATGAGCCGACGACGGCCCTGACGCACACGGAAGTGAAGCGGCTGTTCCAGATCGTCGATCAACTGCGGGACCGCGGGGTGGCGCTGGTATTCGTCTCCCACAAGCTGACCGAGATCCTCCAGATCTCCCAGCAGGTGACGATCATGCGATCCGGCAAGGTGGTCAAGACCGGCCCCGTCTCCGAATTCGACACGCGGAGCATCGCCCGCCACATGACCGGCCGTGACATCGAAGACGTCCGCATCGTCTCCGACCTTCCGGAGTCGTCCCCCCTGTGCATGGAGGTCAAGGACCTCACGCTCAACGGGGCATTCTGGGACGTCAACTTCGACGTCCGACGGGGCGAGATCATCGGCGTCACCGGGCTGCTCGGCTCAGGGCGCACGGAGATCGCCGAGTCCCTGTTCGGGCTGCTCCCCCCCGATCGAGGCGAAGTCCTCGTCGACGGCGAGCGGGTGGAGCTCTCCAGCATCAACGGGTCGGTGTCCGCGGGCATCGGCTACGTGCCCGAAGACCGACTCACGCAGGGACTCTTCCTCGAGAAGTCCATCGCCGACAACATCACAGCCGGCTCCCTCGACCAGCACCGCACCCGGTGGCACACGCTCGATTTCCGGAAGGTGAAGGCCACCATCCACCGGCTCTTCACGGAGCTGCGCATCAAGGCGCCGAACGCCAAGGCCGCGGTGAGGACTCTGTCCGGCGGCAACGCTCAGCGCGTCGTCCTCGCGAAGTGGCTTGCCACCAAGCCGAAGGTCCTCATCCTCAACGGCCCGACGGTGGGCGTCGACGTGGGCTCGAAGGAGCAGATCCTCGAACTGCTGCGCGAACAGGCCTCCGAGGGGATGGCCATCATCGTCATCTCGGACGACGAGCCGGAACTGGTGGCCTGCTGCCACCGGGTCCTCGTCGTCACCAAGGGTCGGATCACCACGGAACTCCGGGGCGACGACGTCTCGGTTGAACGCATCCAAGAGAGCATGGCGGCCTGA
- a CDS encoding ABC transporter permease — MTNLTDANKRVDSVVRGFIERAQGNRSVLRMVLVLVVAFSVFAFLNPKVFLGPLNLQNIMVASPEIGVIAIAMMLAMLTGGIDLSLVSIANLSAITMSTMFTALVGRAEGFNEAMAIPVLVVGILVGVGCGLLNGVLIGIVGITPILATLGTMQVLNGIAIVWTGGSTLYGAPATFTTFGKMAVGPVPLLFLVFLVAAVVIAFLVNSTTLGRKIELQGANPVAARFSGIRSKAVLIGSYAVGGALGGLAGFLFLARNPTASADYGASYVLLVIVIAVLGGTNPNGGFASVAGVVLATITLQVVSSGFTALRLSSYQYAIAQGVILVAVMVIDAINWRGLRAKPATRAVAASN; from the coding sequence ATGACGAACCTCACAGATGCCAACAAGCGCGTCGACTCGGTCGTCCGTGGATTCATCGAAAGGGCACAGGGCAACCGGAGCGTGCTGCGGATGGTCCTCGTCCTCGTCGTCGCCTTCTCGGTCTTCGCGTTCCTCAACCCGAAGGTCTTCCTGGGGCCGCTGAACCTGCAGAACATCATGGTGGCCTCCCCCGAGATCGGGGTGATCGCCATCGCCATGATGCTGGCCATGCTCACCGGCGGGATCGACCTGTCCCTCGTGTCAATCGCCAACCTGTCCGCCATCACGATGTCCACGATGTTCACGGCGCTGGTCGGGCGCGCCGAGGGCTTCAACGAGGCCATGGCCATCCCGGTTCTCGTGGTCGGCATCCTGGTCGGCGTCGGGTGTGGGTTGCTCAACGGCGTCCTGATCGGCATCGTCGGAATCACACCCATCCTCGCGACCCTCGGAACGATGCAGGTGCTCAACGGCATCGCGATCGTCTGGACAGGTGGCAGCACCCTCTACGGCGCGCCTGCCACCTTCACCACCTTCGGGAAGATGGCCGTCGGACCCGTCCCGCTGCTGTTCCTCGTGTTCCTCGTGGCCGCAGTCGTGATCGCTTTCCTGGTCAACTCCACGACTCTCGGCCGCAAGATCGAGTTGCAGGGAGCCAACCCGGTCGCCGCACGATTCTCCGGAATCCGGAGCAAGGCGGTTCTCATCGGTAGCTACGCCGTCGGTGGTGCACTCGGCGGCCTCGCCGGGTTCCTCTTCCTGGCGAGGAACCCGACGGCCTCCGCTGACTATGGGGCGTCCTACGTCCTTCTCGTCATCGTCATCGCCGTCCTTGGCGGAACCAACCCCAACGGCGGGTTCGCGTCCGTGGCAGGTGTGGTGCTGGCCACCATCACGCTGCAGGTCGTCTCCAGCGGCTTCACGGCGCTGCGCCTGTCCTCCTACCAGTACGCGATCGCGCAGGGCGTGATCCTGGTCGCCGTCATGGTCATCGATGCCATCAACTGGCGCGGCCTCAGAGCCAAACCGGCCACACGCGCCGTCGCAGCCAGCAACTAG
- a CDS encoding DeoR/GlpR family DNA-binding transcription regulator, which produces MSRKAQIVDILTSEGFQTVRYLAKRFEVTEATIRRDLIQLEGMDLVRRTHGGATSVKQSETPPQFREVLHRAEKAAIGKAMAERVLDGQTILLDSGTTTLEVARHLDHERVTVVTGDLRVGMEIAKKRSLHLVFIGGELLPNSYTMWGPTTVQEISNLRVDVAIFGADTVTEQGLQHSTSYEVEQKRRMRSIAREAFFVADSSKFGREGLFQVFDLSEFTAGISDATLDPLRASQFPIPIIRANVSQGL; this is translated from the coding sequence ATGTCCAGGAAGGCACAGATCGTCGACATCCTCACGAGCGAGGGGTTTCAGACGGTCCGGTACCTTGCCAAACGCTTCGAGGTGACCGAGGCCACCATCCGACGTGACCTCATCCAGCTTGAGGGCATGGATCTCGTGCGCCGGACCCACGGCGGAGCGACGAGCGTGAAGCAGTCCGAGACGCCGCCCCAGTTCCGCGAGGTGCTCCATCGTGCCGAGAAGGCGGCCATCGGGAAGGCGATGGCCGAACGGGTGCTGGATGGGCAGACGATCCTGCTCGACAGCGGTACCACCACCCTCGAGGTTGCGCGCCATCTCGATCACGAGCGGGTGACGGTGGTGACCGGGGACCTCCGAGTGGGGATGGAGATCGCCAAGAAGCGGTCGCTACATCTCGTGTTCATCGGAGGCGAGTTGCTCCCGAACTCGTACACGATGTGGGGGCCCACCACCGTGCAGGAGATCTCGAACCTCCGTGTCGATGTGGCCATCTTCGGTGCCGACACGGTCACAGAGCAGGGCCTGCAGCACTCCACCAGCTACGAGGTCGAGCAGAAGAGGCGGATGCGCTCCATCGCACGCGAGGCGTTCTTCGTCGCCGACAGCTCCAAGTTCGGCCGCGAGGGCCTCTTCCAGGTGTTCGACCTGAGTGAGTTCACGGCAGGGATCTCTGACGCGACGCTCGATCCGCTGAGGGCCTCGCAGTTCCCCATCCCGATCATTCGAGCCAACGTGTCGCAGGGTCTCTGA
- a CDS encoding family 78 glycoside hydrolase catalytic domain, with the protein MRSARLYLTGEGVVVPLINGAEAIAGQLEPGYGVPGRYALASAWDVTTLLVPGRNGVELRLGAGTVHAVRGPDRYAKFEHSGHPVWAAALIRVQLVDGRVIEIPTDATWEARQGPIAVSSWFGGERVAPGETGPWGPCAVITALPDVWWRATPPIVVTETLAPVGIEVSGPADLLIDFGLNSAGRPRLTLRDAVPGEPVTLRPGELVRDGRVDQANTGSPIFDRVVPETAALDWRPVTVYHGARYVEATGLTAEDAAATRFEVMRAGNEQVGRFSSSHPVLGPLHTMIDRAIASNMYAVFTDCPHREKLGWLEQLHYCFTALTRTYDVQAHMTEMVRHMVAAQQEDGLVPNIAPELVVFNDYAIDGDQEAFRSDVNWGRAVIEVPLRLYRHYGDPRVVEEAFPGMVRYLDYVRDRAVDGIIDFGLGDWIALASTPRAMATTHGWALALESASACAEIVGEQVLAARYREEAHAVWTAFGETFRAADGTWGSGSQGSLALAWSNPLLADEERACVYRGLLDAIRDAGDAFTVGENALPFLLEALSTNGDDDLLLRILERPDVPGYGLQVASGSTALTESWEGSEGTDGVISQNHFMLGAIEDWLMERVGGLRQAPGSVGWASVEVAPVAPAGVDDAETVFDSPVGRFRVAWRRTDRGVELEVEAPPGVDVAVKAPADWVLHPIASAGGRWLPRPPEGHQRRHPVSALRHQVRRPDGGGEGPVGHARLGGGWPTQRSRRRGDQPIPVQRGHRRQGAGDLDGAGIQGGRGDRLGKTIIFAKSQKHAEFIEKRFNLAYPEFAGQFARVITHGTPYAQSMIDDFSIMEKAPHIAISVDMLDTGIDVPEVVNLVFFKMVRSKSKFWQMIGRGTRLRPDLFGPGEDKQDFLVFDFCGNLEYFSQDLPGSQGQTQKSLTQRIFEARLGLVTAIGDAEPDLRASTVKTLHAVIAGMNLDNFVVRPHRRTVETYGAASAWNRISPEDSEALLTLAGLPSSVRDDDEDAKRFDLLILRRQLAQLDGDVVLAERLREAVQHIAAMLLGKTTIPSVAEQALLLESVAGDEWWIDVTLPMLELVRLRIRGLARFIEKTARNPIYTDFEDTIGEGLEVVLPRVTPGTNFERFRAKAEAYLREHLDNLALQRLRRNKQLTGNDLTVLEQMLVASGGHQGDIVWANERTGGLGIFVRGLVGLDRAAAMDAFAHYLNGAVFSVEQVRFVNLIVEELTKNGVMEPKRLFESPYTDHAPTGPDHFFPEADVDAIVETLNGIKRTALPEDVA; encoded by the coding sequence GTGCGCTCGGCCCGGCTGTACCTGACCGGCGAGGGTGTCGTCGTCCCGCTCATCAACGGCGCCGAGGCCATCGCCGGACAACTCGAGCCCGGCTACGGAGTGCCCGGCCGCTACGCGCTCGCCTCCGCCTGGGACGTGACAACGCTCCTTGTCCCGGGGCGGAACGGCGTCGAGCTCCGGCTCGGGGCTGGCACGGTCCACGCCGTCCGCGGCCCGGACCGGTACGCCAAGTTCGAGCACAGCGGCCACCCCGTGTGGGCCGCCGCGCTGATCCGCGTCCAGCTGGTCGACGGCAGGGTGATCGAGATCCCGACGGACGCGACCTGGGAGGCGCGGCAGGGTCCGATCGCCGTCTCGTCCTGGTTTGGCGGCGAGCGCGTGGCGCCCGGCGAGACCGGCCCCTGGGGTCCGTGCGCCGTCATCACCGCCCTCCCCGACGTGTGGTGGCGGGCCACCCCTCCCATCGTGGTGACCGAGACCTTGGCGCCGGTCGGGATCGAGGTCTCCGGCCCGGCGGACCTCCTCATCGACTTCGGCCTGAACTCGGCCGGCCGACCGAGGCTAACGCTGCGCGACGCCGTCCCGGGCGAGCCGGTAACGCTCCGGCCAGGCGAGCTCGTCCGGGACGGGCGGGTCGACCAGGCCAACACGGGCTCCCCGATCTTCGATCGCGTCGTCCCGGAGACCGCAGCGCTGGACTGGCGTCCCGTCACCGTCTACCACGGCGCACGCTACGTCGAGGCGACCGGCCTGACGGCCGAAGATGCCGCAGCGACCCGGTTCGAGGTGATGCGGGCCGGCAACGAGCAGGTCGGACGCTTCTCGTCCAGCCACCCGGTCCTCGGCCCCCTCCACACCATGATCGACCGGGCCATCGCCTCGAACATGTACGCGGTGTTCACCGACTGCCCGCACCGCGAGAAGCTGGGCTGGCTCGAGCAGCTGCACTACTGCTTCACGGCCCTCACAAGGACCTACGACGTTCAGGCCCACATGACCGAGATGGTCAGGCACATGGTGGCCGCGCAACAGGAGGATGGCCTCGTCCCCAACATCGCGCCCGAGCTGGTCGTGTTCAACGACTACGCCATCGACGGCGACCAGGAGGCCTTCCGCAGCGACGTGAACTGGGGCAGGGCCGTCATCGAGGTCCCGCTGCGGCTGTACCGCCACTACGGCGATCCGCGAGTGGTCGAGGAGGCCTTCCCCGGGATGGTCCGGTACCTAGACTACGTCAGGGACCGCGCGGTCGACGGGATCATCGACTTCGGCCTCGGCGACTGGATCGCGCTGGCATCCACCCCGCGCGCCATGGCGACCACCCATGGTTGGGCGCTGGCGCTCGAGAGCGCGAGTGCCTGCGCCGAGATCGTCGGCGAGCAGGTGCTGGCTGCGCGTTACCGGGAGGAGGCCCACGCCGTCTGGACGGCGTTCGGCGAGACCTTCCGCGCGGCCGACGGCACCTGGGGGTCGGGCAGCCAGGGCAGTCTCGCCCTCGCCTGGTCCAACCCGCTGCTCGCAGACGAGGAGCGGGCCTGCGTGTACCGAGGCCTGCTCGACGCCATCCGCGACGCGGGCGACGCGTTCACCGTCGGCGAGAACGCGCTGCCCTTCCTACTTGAGGCGCTCTCGACGAACGGCGACGACGACCTGCTCCTGCGGATTCTCGAGCGTCCGGACGTCCCCGGCTACGGGCTGCAGGTCGCCTCCGGATCGACGGCACTGACCGAGTCGTGGGAGGGGAGCGAGGGGACGGACGGGGTCATCTCCCAGAACCACTTCATGCTCGGCGCCATCGAGGACTGGCTCATGGAGCGGGTCGGTGGACTGCGTCAGGCCCCCGGATCGGTCGGCTGGGCCTCCGTCGAGGTCGCCCCGGTCGCGCCGGCCGGTGTCGACGACGCGGAGACGGTCTTCGACTCGCCGGTCGGCAGGTTCCGGGTCGCCTGGCGACGCACGGATAGGGGTGTCGAGCTCGAGGTGGAGGCGCCTCCGGGCGTCGACGTCGCGGTGAAGGCGCCGGCCGACTGGGTGCTCCACCCGATCGCGTCGGCGGGTGGACGCTGGCTACCTCGTCCCCCCGAAGGGCATCAGCGTCGGCACCCAGTTTCTGCGCTCCGGCATCAAGTACGACGACCTGACGGAGGCGGAGAAGGACCAGTGGGACACGCTCGACTGGGGGGAGGGTGGCCCACCCAGCGAAGTCGGCGCCGAGGAGATCAACCGATTCCTGTTCAACGAGGACACCGTAGGCAAGGTGCTGGAGACCTTGATGGTGCAGGGATACAAGGTGGCCGGGGAGATCGCCTGGGCAAGACGATCATCTTCGCCAAGTCCCAGAAGCATGCGGAGTTCATCGAGAAGCGCTTCAACCTCGCCTACCCTGAGTTCGCTGGCCAGTTCGCCCGCGTGATCACCCACGGCACGCCGTACGCCCAGTCGATGATCGATGACTTCTCGATCATGGAGAAGGCGCCGCACATCGCGATCAGCGTCGACATGCTCGACACCGGCATCGATGTCCCCGAGGTCGTGAACCTCGTGTTCTTCAAGATGGTGCGCTCGAAGTCGAAGTTCTGGCAGATGATCGGCCGTGGCACCCGACTGCGCCCCGATCTGTTCGGCCCCGGCGAAGACAAGCAGGACTTCCTTGTCTTCGACTTCTGCGGCAACCTCGAGTACTTCAGCCAGGACCTCCCCGGGTCCCAGGGGCAGACGCAGAAGTCACTGACCCAGCGGATCTTTGAGGCTCGGCTCGGGCTCGTCACTGCGATTGGCGACGCGGAACCCGATCTGCGCGCGTCCACCGTCAAGACGCTCCACGCGGTGATCGCCGGGATGAACCTCGACAACTTCGTCGTCCGCCCACACCGCAGAACCGTCGAGACATACGGGGCTGCAAGCGCGTGGAACCGCATCTCGCCGGAGGACTCGGAGGCGCTGCTCACCCTCGCTGGGCTGCCGTCGTCGGTCCGCGACGACGACGAGGATGCCAAGCGCTTCGACCTGCTCATTCTGCGTCGCCAGCTGGCGCAACTGGATGGGGATGTGGTGTTGGCCGAGCGCCTGCGTGAGGCCGTCCAGCACATCGCCGCGATGCTGCTCGGCAAGACCACGATCCCGAGCGTCGCCGAGCAGGCTCTGCTGCTGGAGTCCGTGGCGGGCGACGAGTGGTGGATCGACGTGACGCTGCCGATGCTGGAGCTCGTCCGGCTCCGCATCCGCGGCCTCGCGCGGTTCATCGAGAAGACGGCCCGCAATCCGATCTACACCGACTTCGAGGACACGATCGGCGAGGGCTTGGAGGTGGTTCTGCCCCGCGTCACGCCCGGCACAAACTTCGAACGCTTCCGGGCCAAGGCCGAGGCGTACCTTCGTGAGCACCTGGACAACCTTGCTCTCCAGCGACTCCGGCGGAACAAGCAGCTCACGGGGAACGACTTGACCGTACTGGAGCAGATGCTGGTGGCGTCCGGAGGTCATCAGGGCGACATTGTCTGGGCGAATGAGCGAACAGGCGGCCTCGGCATATTCGTCCGCGGCCTCGTTGGGCTCGATCGTGCTGCCGCGATGGATGCGTTTGCCCACTACCTCAACGGGGCGGTGTTCTCGGTCGAGCAGGTGCGCTTCGTCAACCTCATCGTCGAAGAACTCACCAAGAACGGCGTCATGGAGCCGAAGCGGCTCTTCGAGTCGCCGTACACCGACCACGCTCCCACCGGCCCTGACCACTTCTTCCCAGAGGCAGACGTGGACGCGATCGTCGAGACGCTGAACGGCATCAAGCGCACGGCCCTGCCTGAGGACGTCGCGTGA
- a CDS encoding autoinducer 2 ABC transporter substrate-binding protein — MIRTQFVKGVAMAAGLTLAFSACTTIGGGDPTSPATTGATGGSAAPADMTMITVVKATTIPWFQRMEQGVEAFAKRTGIDARQEGADDVSPEKQVAIIQDLVAQKPTAITVVPNSPEAVESVLAQAREQGIIVVSHEATGIKNVDIDIEAFDNASYGSDIMANLGECTGGTGEYVQFVGGLTAKTHMEWVDAAYAYQQANFPDMKRVETPIESTDDQETAYQRAKEILAKYPNIKAFQGSAGNDVPGIARAVQEAGLEEQVCVMGTSIPSVANQYLADGSIDKIFFWDPALAGEAQLQIAKILAEGGTIEAGTDLGIEGYNDLQPMEGYDNVFVGAAQVAADAEAAAQFDF; from the coding sequence ATGATCCGCACGCAGTTCGTCAAGGGCGTTGCCATGGCTGCAGGCCTCACGCTTGCATTCAGCGCCTGCACCACCATTGGTGGAGGCGATCCAACCAGCCCGGCCACCACCGGGGCCACGGGCGGCTCGGCCGCCCCGGCCGACATGACCATGATCACGGTCGTCAAGGCCACCACCATCCCCTGGTTCCAGAGGATGGAGCAGGGCGTCGAGGCGTTTGCCAAGCGCACTGGCATCGATGCACGCCAGGAGGGCGCGGACGACGTCAGCCCCGAGAAGCAGGTGGCCATCATCCAGGACCTGGTGGCGCAGAAGCCCACCGCGATCACTGTTGTCCCCAACTCCCCCGAGGCCGTTGAGAGCGTGCTGGCCCAGGCACGGGAGCAGGGCATCATCGTCGTCTCCCATGAGGCCACCGGCATCAAGAACGTCGACATCGACATCGAGGCCTTCGACAACGCCTCCTACGGCTCCGACATCATGGCCAACCTCGGCGAATGCACCGGTGGCACCGGCGAGTACGTCCAGTTCGTCGGCGGTCTGACCGCGAAGACGCACATGGAGTGGGTGGACGCCGCCTACGCGTACCAGCAGGCGAACTTCCCCGACATGAAGCGGGTCGAGACCCCCATCGAGAGCACGGACGACCAGGAGACCGCCTACCAGCGAGCCAAGGAGATCCTGGCCAAGTACCCCAACATCAAGGCCTTCCAGGGCTCCGCCGGCAACGACGTCCCCGGCATCGCCCGCGCCGTCCAGGAGGCCGGCCTGGAGGAGCAGGTGTGCGTGATGGGCACGTCCATTCCTTCTGTTGCCAACCAGTACCTGGCTGACGGTTCGATCGACAAGATTTTCTTCTGGGATCCGGCCCTCGCCGGCGAGGCTCAGCTCCAGATCGCCAAGATCCTCGCCGAGGGAGGCACCATCGAGGCCGGCACCGACCTCGGCATCGAGGGCTACAACGACCTGCAGCCCATGGAGGGCTACGACAACGTCTTCGTCGGCGCCGCCCAGGTGGCTGCCGACGCCGAAGCAGCAGCGCAGTTCGACTTCTGA
- a CDS encoding glycoside hydrolase family 78 protein encodes MPQVRSASPSQPAAPRALKADGLTEPIGSTSRAPRLTWRHDGRQASAFLVRAHDEAGAELFAVEIDGRSHALAWPAAPLADLQRVSWSVTALADSEELGRADSWLETAFDGAWPAAAVTHPRGWNPEPTPGPCPSCVPASTSTLPCARPGCT; translated from the coding sequence ATGCCGCAGGTTCGCAGCGCCTCGCCCAGCCAGCCCGCGGCGCCACGCGCGCTGAAGGCCGACGGTCTGACCGAACCGATCGGCAGCACCTCACGGGCCCCTCGCCTGACCTGGCGTCACGACGGCCGGCAGGCCTCGGCCTTCCTGGTGCGCGCCCACGACGAGGCGGGCGCCGAACTGTTCGCCGTCGAGATCGACGGACGGTCGCACGCCTTGGCCTGGCCGGCGGCCCCGCTGGCCGATCTCCAGCGCGTCTCCTGGAGCGTGACGGCGCTCGCCGACTCTGAGGAACTCGGCCGCGCCGACTCGTGGCTCGAGACCGCCTTCGACGGGGCGTGGCCCGCGGCGGCCGTCACCCACCCGCGTGGCTGGAACCCGGAGCCGACCCCGGGCCCCTGCCCGAGCTGCGTACCAGCTTCCACCTCGACGCTCCCGTGCGCTCGGCCCGGCTGTACCTGA
- a CDS encoding ABC transporter permease produces the protein MNFGQTLRKLQGRNNEGTLFLVLLAIVIAMSLLNPVFFTANTAFAILRSATVPMILALAVLLVIVSGGIDVSFPVVAIASAYTTVTILLKTGTDLPIVAVFAIAAAIGATLGLVNGVVIARFRLPTLIVTLGTQGVFFGLMLTYVGAKYFPDLPPSMAALSTVNIIELTTSTGRANLHSLVVLAVIATVVVWAVLKWTMFGRSLYAIGDDYVGAHRAGFRVVRTQILTYVLVGVIASMAGVAHITMSRAANPQDLVGGELDIIAAVVLGGASIFGGRGSVGGTVLGVLLIQVINNSLLLVGVPSAWLRAAVGILLIVGVGIQAISARKKAQRVHSVEDAVELATATQGKEA, from the coding sequence ATGAACTTCGGACAGACCCTGCGCAAGCTGCAGGGACGCAACAACGAGGGGACGCTGTTCCTCGTCCTGCTCGCCATCGTCATCGCGATGTCGCTGCTGAACCCGGTGTTCTTCACGGCCAACACCGCCTTCGCCATCCTGCGGAGCGCGACGGTGCCCATGATCCTGGCGCTGGCCGTCCTGCTGGTCATCGTCTCGGGCGGAATCGACGTGTCGTTCCCGGTGGTCGCCATCGCGTCCGCCTACACGACCGTGACGATCCTGCTCAAGACCGGCACCGACCTTCCGATCGTGGCCGTCTTTGCCATCGCGGCCGCCATCGGAGCCACCCTCGGCCTTGTCAACGGTGTCGTCATCGCCCGCTTCCGGCTGCCAACCCTCATCGTCACGCTGGGCACGCAGGGGGTGTTCTTCGGCCTCATGCTCACCTACGTCGGGGCCAAGTACTTCCCCGACCTGCCACCGAGCATGGCCGCGCTCTCCACCGTCAACATCATCGAACTCACGACGTCCACCGGAAGGGCCAACCTCCATTCGCTCGTCGTGCTGGCGGTCATCGCCACGGTGGTCGTGTGGGCGGTACTCAAGTGGACGATGTTCGGACGGTCCCTCTACGCCATCGGCGACGACTACGTCGGCGCCCACCGGGCCGGCTTCCGCGTCGTGCGCACCCAGATCCTCACCTACGTCCTGGTCGGCGTCATCGCCTCCATGGCTGGTGTTGCCCACATCACCATGAGCCGGGCTGCCAACCCGCAGGATCTCGTCGGCGGCGAACTCGACATCATCGCGGCGGTCGTCCTCGGCGGTGCGTCCATCTTCGGTGGGCGGGGTTCGGTCGGCGGCACCGTCCTCGGTGTCCTCCTAATTCAGGTGATCAACAACAGCCTGTTGCTGGTGGGTGTCCCCAGTGCCTGGCTCCGCGCCGCGGTGGGCATCCTGCTGATCGTAGGCGTCGGGATTCAGGCCATCTCGGCCCGCAAGAAGGCGCAGCGGGTCCACTCAGTGGAGGACGCTGTCGAACTCGCCACTGCCACCCAAGGAAAGGAGGCCTGA